In Thermococcus thioreducens, a genomic segment contains:
- a CDS encoding redox-regulated ATPase YchF, with the protein MEIGLVGKPNVGKSTFFSAATLVDVQIANYPFTTINANVGVTYAIAEHPCRELGCTPNPQNYEYRDGKALIPIKMIDVAGLVPGAHEGRGLGNKFLDDLRMASALIHVVDATGKTDAEGQPTDHHDPVEDIEFLEREIDYWIYGILRKNWEKFAKRIKLQHLKLAQAIADQLTGIGVTEEDAFEAIHKLGLDNDPTKWSDEDLFAFVRELRKINKPIIIAANKADAAADAQIERLVRKGRSRGYIVIPTSAAAELTLRKAAKAGFIDYVPGSSDFKILKPMSGKQEKALQLIKEKVLDRFGSTGIQQVINTAVFELLNLVPVYPVEDEHKLTDGFGNVLPHVHLLPKGSTPRDLAYKVHTDLGKTFLYAVNARTHRRVGDDYELEFNDIIKIVATAR; encoded by the coding sequence ATGGAGATAGGCCTCGTTGGAAAGCCAAATGTAGGAAAGTCAACTTTCTTCTCGGCGGCAACCCTTGTCGATGTCCAGATTGCCAATTATCCCTTCACAACGATAAACGCTAACGTCGGTGTTACCTACGCCATAGCGGAGCATCCATGCAGGGAACTCGGCTGCACGCCGAACCCTCAGAACTATGAATACAGGGACGGAAAGGCACTGATTCCGATAAAGATGATAGACGTTGCCGGTCTCGTCCCGGGGGCGCATGAGGGACGTGGGCTGGGCAACAAGTTCCTCGACGACCTGAGAATGGCCTCCGCTCTGATACACGTGGTTGACGCTACCGGAAAGACCGACGCGGAGGGACAGCCCACCGACCACCACGACCCCGTTGAGGACATCGAGTTCCTTGAGAGGGAAATAGACTACTGGATATACGGCATCCTCAGGAAGAACTGGGAGAAGTTCGCGAAGAGGATAAAGCTTCAGCACCTCAAGCTTGCCCAGGCTATAGCCGACCAGCTGACCGGGATAGGAGTTACGGAGGAGGATGCGTTTGAGGCTATCCATAAGCTCGGCCTCGACAACGACCCGACGAAGTGGAGCGATGAGGACCTTTTCGCCTTCGTCCGCGAGCTGAGAAAGATAAACAAGCCGATTATCATAGCGGCCAATAAGGCCGACGCGGCGGCCGATGCCCAGATAGAGCGCCTGGTAAGGAAGGGCAGGAGCAGGGGTTACATAGTCATCCCCACGAGCGCGGCGGCGGAGCTTACCCTGAGGAAGGCCGCCAAGGCGGGCTTCATAGACTACGTCCCCGGTTCGAGCGACTTCAAGATCCTGAAGCCAATGAGTGGAAAGCAGGAAAAGGCCCTTCAGCTGATAAAGGAGAAGGTTCTCGACCGCTTTGGCTCTACCGGGATCCAGCAGGTAATCAACACTGCCGTATTTGAGCTCCTAAACCTGGTTCCCGTTTACCCGGTCGAGGACGAGCACAAGCTCACTGACGGGTTCGGCAACGTTCTGCCCCACGTCCACCTGCTCCCAAAGGGGTCAACGCCCCGCGACCTGGCCTACAAGGTGCACACCGACCTGGGGAAGACCTTCCTCTACGCAGTCAACGCGAGAACCCACAGGCGCGTCGGAGACGACTACGAGCTGGAGTTCAACGACATAATCAAGATAGTCGCGACGGCTCGCTGA
- the trm10 gene encoding tRNA (guanine(9)-/adenine(9)-N1)-methyltransferase — protein MKTLADVFREALGEKGIESFGVLSKRFRKSKNKLQDVAVEIINGKGAVFRVPEKTAVAWDLNGNRVEGSYYAYAPLCMMEKFEPVLTPEELKAKLPEWPYFIIDLYHWDRHTQKEKGKICLQVSQSYGLLRDYFTGRELAVTWANDEFKSMFHGPIGRITTYAGPTADFLKEKGIDEVVLLDPWAEEVLSEKDFDVGAFIIGGIVDTGGNKKKTTPKIGEELERAGIRVRRRKIVLKGDIVGVPDRINRILGIILKMMVEGKSMDEAVYEFQEPLHARWRLRKELPKRVIRYKVSGKTYRVVEKELFDEYSKWLKIRWEDFVKVLRELDLIALERKRIHHLNKISSARIINGKLYRVILLKKAAMLCYNC, from the coding sequence ATGAAGACGCTCGCCGATGTTTTCAGGGAGGCACTGGGGGAGAAGGGGATCGAGAGCTTCGGGGTGCTCTCAAAGCGCTTTAGAAAGTCAAAGAACAAGCTCCAGGACGTGGCAGTGGAGATAATCAACGGAAAGGGGGCAGTATTCCGCGTCCCGGAGAAGACCGCCGTTGCGTGGGATCTGAACGGCAACCGCGTTGAAGGCTCTTACTACGCCTACGCTCCCCTGTGCATGATGGAGAAGTTCGAGCCTGTTTTAACACCCGAAGAGCTGAAGGCAAAGCTCCCGGAGTGGCCCTACTTCATAATCGACCTCTACCACTGGGACAGGCACACCCAGAAGGAGAAGGGGAAGATATGCCTCCAGGTGAGCCAGAGCTACGGCCTTCTGAGGGACTACTTCACAGGTCGTGAGCTGGCAGTAACGTGGGCGAATGACGAGTTTAAATCCATGTTCCACGGCCCTATCGGGAGGATAACAACCTACGCCGGACCGACGGCGGATTTTCTGAAGGAAAAGGGCATCGACGAGGTTGTTCTCCTCGATCCCTGGGCGGAGGAGGTTCTGAGCGAGAAGGATTTCGACGTCGGGGCCTTTATAATCGGCGGCATCGTCGACACCGGTGGGAACAAGAAGAAGACCACGCCCAAGATAGGAGAAGAGCTTGAGAGGGCTGGAATAAGGGTACGCAGAAGGAAGATCGTTCTCAAAGGCGACATCGTCGGCGTCCCCGACAGGATAAACCGGATTCTGGGGATAATCCTCAAGATGATGGTGGAAGGAAAGTCGATGGACGAGGCAGTTTACGAGTTTCAAGAACCCCTCCACGCCCGCTGGCGCCTGAGGAAGGAACTGCCAAAGAGGGTCATCAGGTACAAGGTGAGCGGCAAGACCTACAGGGTCGTCGAGAAGGAGCTTTTCGATGAATACTCCAAGTGGCTCAAAATCCGCTGGGAGGACTTCGTGAAGGTGCTGAGGGAGCTGGACTTAATAGCGCTTGAGAGGAAGAGGATACACCACCTCAACAAGATATCCAGCGCGAGGATAATAAACGGAAAGCTTTACAGGGTGATTCTGCTCAAAAAGGCCGCGATGCTGTGCTATAACTGCTGA
- a CDS encoding cupin domain-containing protein, translated as MKAKIKNLIDRGTYRKLPLFEGELPEGSYAQIVEVKPKQTVKKHYHERQYELFYIISGEARLGIGEREHLAKPGDIFLVKPKIVHWVINERDEPFRLFVVKLNYYGDDSVWLEE; from the coding sequence ATGAAAGCCAAAATCAAGAACCTCATCGACCGCGGGACTTACAGGAAGCTCCCTCTCTTCGAAGGAGAGCTCCCTGAGGGAAGCTACGCCCAGATAGTTGAGGTCAAGCCAAAGCAGACCGTCAAAAAGCACTATCACGAAAGGCAGTACGAGCTGTTCTACATAATAAGCGGCGAGGCGAGGCTCGGCATCGGGGAGAGGGAGCACCTCGCCAAACCGGGCGACATCTTCCTTGTCAAGCCAAAGATCGTGCACTGGGTAATCAACGAGCGGGATGAACCGTTCAGGCTCTTCGTGGTCAAGCTGAACTACTACGGCGATGACTCAGTCTGGCTGGAGGAGTAA
- a CDS encoding transglutaminase-like domain-containing protein: MKVRKNPIETSLPTLQDVQYVTAIYQRLSGNSEAETLTNLLEWQERNIQYWKERYWAASGIMIFLIIIIFVLVTLFFSVINVPYLSSLSKKAFLLFGLISILICTFLVVFLCFMLPYNYYNLVAQERQSPPKKLKKMFKLVYHTIKPSLPISIILDYRLAVCRDYAKLTAALLFNSYPEVYFLTLPNHVAVAVMINGKYYVLDQKLPIISLDSWIKRWEWLLWALRLKNKLLLRRYIPECSMYLVQFEKNLNGTILAKPTIREYIRYKVKTYEKDDIRTCIEKLEKLLINKFGLNSVKAISRKPDFTITLKNYGIYCENDEIILYSIARSIRNRIEAELSGGIKKLSGLRIFMKDDQDLLVEVYLKMQK, from the coding sequence ATGAAAGTCAGAAAGAATCCCATTGAGACTTCTCTGCCAACACTTCAGGACGTCCAATATGTAACTGCGATTTATCAGCGTCTAAGTGGGAATTCTGAGGCAGAAACACTCACAAACTTATTAGAATGGCAGGAACGAAATATACAGTACTGGAAAGAGAGATATTGGGCCGCTAGCGGGATAATGATATTTTTGATAATCATTATTTTTGTTCTTGTGACTCTCTTTTTTAGCGTGATCAATGTCCCATATCTGTCCTCATTATCAAAGAAGGCATTTTTGTTATTTGGACTTATCAGCATACTCATTTGCACCTTCCTTGTTGTATTTTTGTGTTTTATGCTACCTTATAACTATTATAATCTTGTAGCACAAGAGCGTCAGAGCCCCCCTAAGAAGCTTAAGAAAATGTTTAAGTTAGTTTACCATACGATTAAACCAAGTCTACCTATTAGTATAATCCTAGATTATCGGCTGGCAGTATGCAGGGATTATGCAAAGCTTACAGCTGCATTGCTTTTTAATTCTTATCCTGAGGTTTACTTCCTCACGCTTCCAAACCATGTTGCCGTTGCAGTCATGATAAACGGTAAATATTATGTTCTCGACCAGAAATTACCCATTATAAGTTTAGATAGCTGGATAAAAAGGTGGGAATGGCTCCTTTGGGCATTGAGACTTAAAAATAAGCTTTTGCTTAGAAGATACATTCCCGAGTGTAGCATGTATCTTGTCCAATTCGAAAAAAACCTAAATGGGACTATTTTAGCCAAACCCACTATTAGAGAGTATATACGTTACAAGGTAAAAACTTACGAGAAAGATGATATTAGAACTTGCATAGAAAAACTAGAGAAGCTCTTAATCAACAAATTTGGACTTAATTCGGTGAAAGCAATTAGTAGAAAACCAGATTTCACAATTACTCTAAAAAACTATGGGATTTATTGTGAAAATGATGAGATAATTTTGTATTCAATTGCGAGAAGCATTAGGAATCGCATCGAAGCAGAATTATCTGGAGGTATCAAGAAATTATCTGGTCTTAGAATTTTTATGAAAGATGATCAGGATTTACTTGTGGAGGTATATCTCAAAATGCAAAAATAA
- the cuyB gene encoding cysteate racemase, which yields MTERVIGILGGMGPLATVELFRRIVEKTPAKRDQEHPKIIIYNNPKIPDRTAFILGKGEDPRPELVASARKLESWGADFIIMPCNTAHFFAEDIQRAIKVPLVSMVEATAERIAKMGLKKVGLLATDGTVRGGVYEGPLARRGIKLVVPSEGDQRLVMEAIYEGVKAGKLEFGRRLLLEVAERLQPRVDGIIAGCTEVSVALRPGDLKVPLIDPLDVIAEKALKLALGLEAL from the coding sequence ATGACCGAGAGGGTCATAGGCATCCTCGGCGGCATGGGGCCTTTGGCGACAGTTGAGCTCTTCAGGAGGATAGTGGAGAAGACGCCGGCAAAGCGCGACCAGGAGCATCCAAAGATAATCATCTACAACAACCCGAAGATACCTGACAGGACGGCATTTATCCTCGGGAAAGGGGAAGACCCGAGGCCGGAGCTGGTAGCCAGTGCCAGGAAGCTCGAGAGCTGGGGGGCTGATTTTATAATAATGCCATGCAACACAGCGCACTTCTTTGCTGAAGACATCCAGAGGGCTATAAAGGTTCCCCTTGTCAGCATGGTGGAAGCAACTGCCGAGAGAATAGCAAAAATGGGTCTCAAGAAGGTCGGTCTCCTTGCGACCGACGGGACAGTGAGGGGCGGGGTTTACGAAGGCCCTCTTGCCAGGAGGGGGATAAAGCTGGTCGTTCCAAGCGAAGGGGATCAAAGGCTTGTTATGGAAGCCATCTACGAAGGTGTGAAGGCCGGAAAGCTGGAGTTTGGAAGGAGGCTCCTTCTTGAGGTGGCGGAGAGGCTCCAGCCCCGGGTTGATGGGATAATAGCCGGCTGCACTGAGGTCAGCGTTGCCCTGAGACCCGGAGACCTAAAGGTGCCCCTGATCGACCCGCTCGACGTGATAGCCGAGAAGGCCCTGAAGCTTGCCCTTGGGCTTGAGGCCCTCTAA
- the trm5b gene encoding tRNA (guanine(37)-N1)-methyltransferase Trm5b gives MLAVRVPKWEAEKVRRKLIELGVLAKGYAVRREGEFVLFPVTEPVEGFELVEADFERVGRRPHSYREVVEVPDEVRPLLPSSFDVIGDLAIIELPEELMSYGKAIGDAILRVHRHIKAVFAKGGRVSGEYRIRELVHLAGERRTETLHRENGIRLKLDVARVYFSPRLATERMRIFEKTRPGEIIFDMFAGVGPYAVLLAKKAELVFACDINPWAVRYLEENIRLNKADNVVPVLGDVRKVAGKVEADRVIMNLPKFADRFLREAMLSVRDGGVVHYYGFGPEEDLFSEHEARIKAVARELGFGVEFLEERKVRPYAPRQFNIAIDFRVLK, from the coding sequence ATGCTCGCGGTCAGAGTCCCCAAATGGGAAGCTGAGAAAGTCAGAAGAAAACTCATCGAACTCGGCGTCTTGGCGAAAGGATACGCCGTCAGAAGAGAGGGCGAGTTCGTACTCTTCCCCGTCACAGAGCCGGTTGAGGGCTTTGAGCTCGTTGAGGCCGACTTTGAGAGGGTTGGGAGAAGGCCCCACAGCTACCGCGAGGTCGTTGAGGTTCCGGATGAAGTTAGACCGCTCCTCCCGAGCTCCTTTGACGTCATCGGCGACCTCGCGATAATCGAGCTACCTGAAGAGCTGATGTCCTATGGAAAAGCTATCGGAGATGCCATCCTCAGGGTTCATCGGCACATAAAGGCCGTCTTCGCCAAGGGGGGCAGAGTTTCCGGGGAATACCGCATTAGGGAGCTGGTTCACCTCGCCGGTGAGAGGAGGACTGAAACCCTCCACCGCGAGAACGGGATAAGGCTCAAGCTCGACGTTGCAAGGGTTTACTTCTCCCCCCGCCTGGCCACGGAGCGGATGAGGATTTTCGAGAAGACCCGGCCGGGGGAGATTATATTTGATATGTTCGCCGGCGTCGGGCCATACGCGGTGCTCTTAGCTAAGAAGGCAGAGCTCGTCTTCGCCTGTGACATCAACCCCTGGGCGGTTCGCTACCTTGAGGAGAACATCCGGCTGAACAAGGCTGACAACGTCGTGCCCGTCCTCGGCGACGTTCGAAAGGTGGCGGGCAAAGTGGAGGCCGACCGGGTGATAATGAACCTCCCCAAGTTCGCCGACCGCTTTCTGAGGGAGGCAATGCTGAGCGTTAGGGATGGGGGAGTTGTCCACTACTACGGCTTCGGCCCGGAGGAAGACCTGTTCTCCGAGCACGAGGCAAGGATTAAGGCGGTAGCGAGAGAGCTGGGCTTTGGGGTTGAATTCTTGGAGGAAAGAAAAGTCCGCCCCTACGCGCCGAGGCAGTTCAACATAGCGATTGACTTCAGGGTTTTAAAGTAG
- a CDS encoding TldD/PmbA family protein → MEELIRYGEKFFDELEIAVYRSKDVSASVELNEISMASTRSGALTIIRGIKDKRLGLAIVDSDEPPRIMEAIEQAAKMARLNSPDEKWVSLPEPGKYREGPKPNYELKDASPDGLVEMLVRGIKLAREKDEHVVVAGGEGGVSWEERHIVNSHGVDVSQEGGAAFLFLELVGRKGDVVTPGIFDFDAKRSLDLDVEGVVERAVQKVKWAYSVKASKNEEVPIILGPWAIAGLFSYALFPAFSGERLVKETTPLAGKVGEKIASDVLTIYDDPFHELSIQPVIADGEGVPTRKNVLIEKGTFKGFVWDNYWAKVHGTESTGNGKRDIRSGGINIGFHSMVIENGKRPLEEVIAEIEHGYFVDGFQGAHSSNPDNGNFAVTANPAFLIEDGEVVGSSVFLIAGNVYELLKSATEVTKEQTVMPFMTTIITPFVKFENVKIAGK, encoded by the coding sequence ATGGAGGAACTGATACGGTACGGTGAGAAGTTTTTCGATGAGCTGGAGATCGCCGTTTACCGCTCCAAGGACGTCAGCGCAAGCGTCGAGCTGAACGAGATTTCAATGGCCTCCACGAGGAGCGGAGCCCTTACCATAATCCGAGGAATCAAGGACAAGCGCCTCGGTCTGGCGATAGTCGACAGCGACGAACCCCCCAGGATAATGGAGGCCATAGAGCAGGCGGCCAAGATGGCGAGGCTCAACAGCCCCGACGAGAAGTGGGTCTCCCTTCCGGAGCCGGGGAAGTACCGTGAGGGACCAAAGCCCAACTACGAGCTGAAGGATGCTTCACCTGACGGGCTCGTTGAGATGCTCGTCCGCGGCATAAAGCTCGCCCGTGAGAAGGATGAGCACGTTGTAGTTGCAGGCGGGGAGGGCGGCGTTTCGTGGGAGGAGAGGCACATCGTCAACTCCCACGGGGTAGACGTTTCCCAGGAGGGCGGTGCGGCGTTTCTGTTCCTGGAGCTGGTGGGAAGGAAGGGTGACGTCGTAACGCCCGGCATTTTTGACTTCGACGCGAAGCGCAGCTTAGACCTCGACGTTGAGGGGGTCGTTGAAAGGGCCGTCCAGAAAGTCAAGTGGGCCTACAGCGTCAAGGCCAGCAAAAACGAGGAGGTTCCAATAATCCTCGGCCCATGGGCGATTGCTGGACTTTTCAGCTACGCTCTCTTCCCAGCCTTCAGCGGTGAGCGCCTGGTTAAAGAAACGACACCGCTGGCAGGGAAGGTAGGAGAGAAGATAGCCAGCGACGTGCTCACGATATACGACGACCCGTTCCACGAGCTCTCCATACAGCCGGTTATAGCCGATGGTGAGGGAGTGCCAACGAGGAAGAACGTCCTCATCGAGAAGGGGACCTTCAAGGGCTTCGTCTGGGACAACTACTGGGCCAAAGTCCACGGCACCGAGAGCACCGGAAACGGCAAGAGGGACATAAGGAGCGGTGGCATAAACATAGGCTTCCACAGCATGGTCATAGAGAACGGTAAGCGCCCGCTGGAGGAGGTCATAGCGGAAATCGAGCACGGCTACTTCGTGGACGGCTTCCAAGGTGCGCACTCAAGCAACCCCGACAACGGGAACTTCGCGGTAACAGCAAACCCGGCGTTCCTCATCGAGGACGGCGAAGTCGTCGGCTCCAGCGTCTTCCTCATAGCCGGCAACGTCTACGAACTGCTGAAGAGCGCCACTGAGGTAACGAAGGAGCAGACCGTAATGCCCTTCATGACCACCATCATAACGCCCTTCGTGAAGTTCGAGAACGTGAAGATAGCGGGGAAGTGA
- a CDS encoding TldD/PmbA family protein, translating into MEALEKALRWAEENLKADYIELRYENLRKTTLALKDGVFTSFTGKLNRGVAIRVLANGAWGFASTSDLSNLERKIEEAYKLAKAAAETKKEKIELAEIKPVEDFVKSRMKVKPKEVDIEEKVAHLRELEKFLKDDKAVKSVQIRYEDGGGKKLLLTNEGTRIEWDYNYLYQGTYVTGKADGKLAMARDSIGAVDYGWELMTEHEPNEKVTERILRKMHSQLKGIAPKRGEWPIVAGPIVVGIIAHEALGHLAEADLTINSPFKDLIGKQIAPEYVTMSERYVEGGFGNDRYDDEGVPVRDIHIIENGILKEIMLNREYAHKWGMEPNGHARAESYRYPPIIRMRNTIFEPGDHSFEELIEDIKFGYYVVDFRGGQAQLNSAFQVGVQEGYVIRNGEIAEPIRDTSITGVAIEALKKISAVGKDFGLEVGFCGKGQTAFVSSGGPHMRFDGEILIG; encoded by the coding sequence ATGGAAGCGCTGGAGAAAGCCCTCCGCTGGGCGGAGGAAAACCTGAAAGCGGATTACATAGAGCTCCGGTACGAGAACCTGAGAAAGACGACCCTCGCCCTCAAAGATGGCGTTTTTACCAGCTTTACAGGGAAGCTGAACAGGGGCGTTGCGATAAGGGTTCTGGCCAACGGTGCGTGGGGCTTCGCCTCGACCAGCGACCTCAGCAATCTTGAGAGGAAGATCGAGGAGGCCTACAAGCTGGCCAAAGCGGCAGCGGAGACCAAGAAGGAAAAGATAGAGCTGGCCGAGATAAAGCCGGTCGAGGACTTCGTGAAGAGCAGGATGAAGGTCAAGCCGAAGGAAGTGGACATCGAGGAGAAGGTTGCCCACCTGAGGGAGCTGGAAAAGTTCCTCAAGGATGACAAGGCCGTTAAGAGTGTCCAGATACGCTACGAGGACGGCGGTGGCAAAAAGCTCCTCCTCACCAACGAAGGTACAAGGATAGAGTGGGACTACAACTACCTCTACCAGGGAACTTACGTCACCGGAAAGGCCGATGGAAAGCTGGCCATGGCGAGGGACAGCATAGGTGCGGTGGACTACGGCTGGGAGCTCATGACGGAGCACGAGCCAAACGAGAAGGTCACCGAAAGAATTCTCAGAAAGATGCACAGCCAGCTGAAAGGAATAGCCCCGAAGCGCGGCGAGTGGCCGATTGTAGCCGGCCCGATTGTCGTTGGAATAATAGCGCACGAAGCTCTTGGCCACCTCGCAGAGGCTGACCTGACCATAAACTCGCCCTTCAAGGACCTCATCGGCAAGCAGATTGCCCCGGAGTACGTCACGATGAGCGAGCGCTACGTTGAAGGCGGCTTTGGGAACGACCGCTATGATGACGAGGGCGTCCCCGTGAGGGACATCCACATCATCGAGAACGGAATCCTCAAGGAGATAATGCTGAACAGGGAATACGCCCACAAGTGGGGCATGGAGCCGAACGGCCATGCCAGGGCCGAGAGCTACCGCTACCCGCCGATAATTAGAATGAGAAACACTATATTCGAGCCCGGCGACCACTCCTTCGAGGAGCTCATCGAGGACATCAAGTTCGGCTACTACGTCGTTGACTTCCGCGGCGGCCAGGCCCAGCTTAACTCAGCATTCCAAGTTGGTGTCCAGGAGGGCTACGTCATCAGGAATGGTGAGATAGCAGAGCCGATAAGGGACACCTCAATCACTGGAGTTGCCATCGAGGCGCTGAAGAAGATAAGCGCTGTAGGCAAGGACTTCGGACTTGAGGTCGGCTTCTGCGGAAAGGGACAGACGGCCTTCGTCAGCTCAGGCGGCCCGCACATGCGCTTTGACGGGGAAATCCTCATCGGGTGA
- the corA gene encoding magnesium/cobalt transporter CorA — MGEALSVEGYNVIWVNVDTPSLIPEVMDALGIHERPMKNLRRASSRARVFVFPDYLFLLLHQVYEIEGGLKRERIGLLLKDNLVVTVQERRGDVFDPVRESIREGEGLLRDRGADYLLFALLEAIVENYVPIIERISSRMEELEAQILSRGDENVLRKIHGLRREILFMRRTIFPLLEAFRRLQLEAKEFFERETRSCIEELHDHVLEVLEILEGQRELANSLVELYYSTISMKTNDIIRILTVVSTIFIPLTFITGLYGMNFRYMPELYWKYGYPFVLLLMLTIAVGMLAYFRRKGWI; from the coding sequence GTGGGGGAAGCCCTGAGCGTTGAAGGATACAACGTCATCTGGGTGAACGTTGACACACCGTCGCTCATCCCCGAGGTGATGGATGCCCTGGGAATTCACGAGCGTCCGATGAAGAACCTCAGGAGAGCAAGCTCCCGTGCCAGGGTCTTTGTGTTCCCGGACTACCTGTTCCTTCTTCTCCATCAGGTGTACGAGATAGAGGGTGGGCTGAAGAGGGAGCGGATAGGCCTTCTGCTGAAGGACAATCTGGTGGTTACCGTTCAGGAGAGGCGGGGTGATGTTTTCGACCCGGTCAGAGAAAGCATAAGGGAAGGTGAAGGGCTCCTGCGGGATCGGGGGGCAGATTACCTGCTGTTCGCTCTCCTTGAGGCAATAGTGGAAAACTACGTGCCGATAATCGAGCGCATAAGCTCCAGAATGGAAGAGCTTGAAGCACAGATACTCTCAAGGGGGGACGAAAACGTTCTCCGAAAGATACACGGCCTCAGAAGGGAAATCCTCTTCATGCGCCGCACGATCTTCCCCCTGCTGGAGGCCTTCAGAAGGCTCCAGCTGGAGGCAAAGGAGTTCTTTGAGCGGGAAACCCGGAGCTGTATTGAAGAGCTCCACGACCACGTCCTTGAGGTTCTGGAGATACTCGAAGGCCAGCGCGAGCTCGCCAACAGCCTCGTCGAGCTTTACTACTCAACCATCTCGATGAAGACCAATGACATAATCAGAATCCTGACTGTGGTCTCAACGATATTCATCCCGCTGACCTTCATAACAGGCCTCTACGGAATGAACTTCCGATACATGCCCGAGCTTTACTGGAAATATGGTTATCCCTTCGTGCTTCTGCTGATGCTCACTATAGCTGTGGGAATGCTCGCCTACTTCAGGAGAAAAGGGTGGATTTAG